The Candidatus Nezhaarchaeota archaeon genomic interval GTTAACCTCATGGTTTTCACGCCAAGACCCCGTTATTCTCTTAGCCTTAAGAATTAGCTTAGGTTAGAGAGGAAAAAGTTTTAGTCTCCACATGAAGTCCCTAAAGTGTAGGTTAACATCAACTTTAATGGAGAGGGAGCAAATGAGCTATTACCCGGCAATTAGCTTTAATGACGTGATAGAGGGGAAGGTAACAGACATATACTTCAAGAGGACGAAGGAAATCTTGGAAAAGGAGGGTCTGTCAAATACAAGAGTTGTAGCTGAAATACATGCCTACTCATTACCACAGGGATATAATTGGGCCATAATAGCTGGAGTACATGATGTAATTAAGCTTCTCGAAGGTAAAGGTGTGAATGTTTACTCACTACCTGAGGGGACTCTATTTAGACCAATACACCCAGTGATTAACATTGAGGGCATTTATAGCGAATTTTGCATCTATGAAACTGCCATCTTAGGTATATTAAGGCATCTATCAAGTGTTGCTACAAAAGCTGCTCGATGTAAGAAAGTAGCTGGAAATAAGAGTATACTTTTCTTTGGGACGAGATCAATTCATCCGTTCATGGCTGCAGCCATAGACCTAGCAGCCTTCATAGGCGGTTGTGATGGTATTTCAGACATTTATGGTGCTCAGAAACTCAAAATAGAACCTACTGGAACGATGCCTCACTCCTTAATAGTAGTTATGGGTGATCAAGTGAAAGCTTGGAAAGCATTTGACAAGCTCATGCCTGAAAATGTACCTCGCATTGCTCTCTGTGATACATGGTTCGACGAAAGAGTAGAAGCGTTAATGGCGGCTGAGGCACTAGGAGCGAGACTTCATGGTGTAAGATTCGATACACCTGGCTCAAGAAGGGGTAACATGAGAAGAATAGTGGAAGAAGCCCGCTGGTCGCTTAATGTTAAGGGTTACAGTCATATCAAGATCATAGTTAGTGGCGGCATCGATGAGGACGATATAGTTCAATTAAGGGATGTAGCCGATGGATTTGGCATAGGCACAGCCATTGCCTTCCCACCTTCAGTAGACCTATCAATGGATATAGTGGAAGTTGAGGGCGAGCCGAGGTCAAAGAAGGGTAAACTACCTAGTAAAAAGCAAGTATATAGATGCTGGAATTGCTTTGAGGACTACATGGTACTTGCAAGCCATGTGATGGACAAATGTCCAAAGTGCGGCTTCCAGTTAGAGTCGATGCTAAAACCTATGATACTCGATGGCAGAATCGTATATGAAGAAAAGTCTCCTCAAGAGGTAAGAAGCTACGTCTTAAAACAATTGAGCCTACTAAAAGAGCCTTAAACTTTCTCCTCAACCTTCTGAAGCTTCTTTAAAGCGCTTCTAAGGGCTTTGATAATGACGTCACTAGCCATCAACACCTCCTGCGTCATTTTGGAACCCAGGTCTAAAGCCTTTGGCTGAGCTCCAAGTAATATCACCTTGGACCCTACACTTCTCTCTATGTATTTTGTGAGCATGAGGAGGGAGGGGTGGTGAGTAGATATGCTAACCTCACTAAACCTTGGCTCCAACGACATGATGATGTCACCAGGTCTACCACCAAAATTAACAGCATCAACTATTATCACATGAGTGGGTCTGAGCTTCCTAATAACGCCGGTATAATTTTCAGGGACAGTACCACCATCTATCACCTTTACAGGCCCCTTCCCGTTAAGATCTTTAATCTTCTTAGCAATACATGGCCCTAGCCCATCATCCCCCCTCTCCTCATTACCTATACACAAAACAACAACAGATGGTCTCTCCTCTCTCCCTATCTCCTCAATTAGCCTTCTTGCTATCTCTCTCCACAAGCCTTTTCATACATTCTTGTTTACGGCTAGGTTTAAATAATATAATTTCTAACTGTAGACTACTGATGATCCTTGTCGTCATCTCTAAAACCGCAGATTAAAGGTGAGGTGAAGGATAATTTCATTATAGTTAAAGGAGATGATGCTGTAAAAGTCAGGCAACTTGGGTATTATGGTGAGATAGATGAGAAGGGTAATTTAACCCTAGATCCCGCAGAAGCAGCTTACCTACTTGAGAAAAATCTAATTACCTTAGAGTTTGAGGGCAAACCTTTAAGTTTTGTGGACTTCACGAACTTAATGTTAACTAAGAACCCTAGATTCTGGCTTCGATACTTAGTGTACTCGGATCTCAGGAAAAGGGGCTACGTAGTGAAACCAGGATTCTCGGCCAATGAGGTAGAGTTTAGACTTTACAGAAGAGGTGTAGAGGTTGGTAGAGAGGGTGCTAAATACATAGTGTTTGGGGTTGTGGAGGGAGAACCCATAGACTTAAGGACCCTTATCGAGAAGGCCCGCGAAGCTAGGAATTTAAGGAAAGAACTTATAACTGCTATCATAGACGCTCAAGGCGAAGTCTGCTACTACTCAACGACATTATCAGAACTTTAAGGGAGGTAGCTAAGGTTTGAGTAAGATAAAGCTCAAGAGGCCTAGAGGCACAAGAGACTTACTACCGTGGGATATGATAAAGAGACGTCACGTGATGGAGACAATAAGATCCGTCTTTGAGCTTTATGGCTACGATGAGGTTGAAACTCCTGCATTTGAATTTTTAGACATCTTAACAGCCAAGTGTGGGCCTGAAGTAAGAGAACAGATATATTCATTTAAAGATAAGGCTGGTAGAGATCTAGGTCTTAGATTTGACTTAACAGTCCCATTAGCTAGAATAATAGCAAGTAATCCCAACATCCCAAAACCGTTTAAGAGGTATTGCATATCTAGAGTGTGGAGATACGAGGAACCTCAAAGTGGGAGATTTAGAGAATTCTGGCAAGCCGACGTTGATATTGTCGGTAGTTCGAAAATGGAATCTGACGCTGAAGTTATAGCCGTAGCCATAACATGTCTCAAGAAGCTAGGCATGAAGAACTTCAAGGTTAGGCTGAACAATAGAAAAATTCTTGAATCAATAGTGTTGTCAGCCGGAGTCGATGAAACCTCCTCATTGAGTATCTTCAGAGCAATAGATAAGCTAGACAAGCTAGGATACGAGGGGGTAAAGCAGGAGCTAAAGAAACTTGGATTGACTGATCTTCAGATATCAATGATAATGAGGCAGATATCAAAGTCAGGAAACTTAGACGACATAGAGGGGGAAGTAAATCATCTTCTAACAGCTAGAGGGAAAGAGGGCATCAATGAATTAGCTGAGATAATAAGTAATCTTGAACTCTACGAATACGCTAACCATGTTATCGTTGACTTAAGCTTGGCTAGGGGATTAGACTACTACACTGGACCCATATTTGAAATATCGGCTGAAACAACAGTCAATGTTGGTAGTGTTGCTGGAGGAGGTAGATACGACAACTTAATAGAGCTACTTGGAGGTCCACCGACACCTGCAACAGGCATATCACTCGGTATCGACAGGATAGTAGAGGTATTAGATGAAGCCTGCATGTTGCCATCTGCCAAGACGAGGACCCAAGTATTTGTAGCATACGTCAATCCTTCAGTTAAACCAGAAGCTTTTCGTATAGCCGAGAAACTTAGAGCTGAAGGCATAAAAGTTGAAGTTGACCTTATGGGAAGAAAACTAGACAGACAGTTGAAGTATGCTGACGTGAAGGGAATACCTTACGCCATCATGATTGGACCAGAAGAATTAAAACAAGGCATTTACAAGCTTAGAGACATGAGGAACCGAAATGAAAAGTTGTTGACATTTCAGAAAATAGTGGACATCATTAAGCTGGCTTCTCCCACATAAGCCGATAGCTTGTTATTTGTAGGAGACTTATGACAACTTTTTAAGCGAGTAACTTCATCTTCTATGAAGTTAAATTTATAGTTTCAACTTCTCTCTAGGTAGCACTTCATCCTTTAAGTTACTTCGAAACCATTGGCTTTCGGTGCCACTTTTAATTAAAGATTGCTTCATAATAGCTAATGGAGGATGAATGTGAGGAACTAGACTTAGTTGTTGAGGCTGGGCTTGAACTTCTCAGTACCCAGCCATCACCCTATCATTCAACGTCATCGGGTAGAGTTGATGGAAGGGATCATGCTTTTCCTAGTTCCTACTGGAATTGGGCTTCACACCCCTCATGTTAGGGGGCTTTAGATGCACTATAAACATAGCATTATTGACCTCGAAGTAAGGTTAGCTTATTGAAAGAGGGCTTAAAGACTTAAGCTGTTTCGAAGGAAAGCCCTCGATAATATCACAAAAAGGTGGGTAGCCATTAGAATAGCTTCACTTAGCTACCCCTCTATTTCTCACAAGTTATTCCGCTATGTTTTTATATTACTATGACACAAATCCTTCTATGCCGTACAAGGTTACTGTTGACAGAGAAAAGTGTATTGCGTGTGGTGCAGCAGCTGCACTATGCCCTGAAGTTTTCATGATGGGAGAGGACATCTATAAGCTTAGGGTTTCAGATAAATATAGTAAATATTACGATGAGCAAGTCTCAATTGGGGAAATACCGGACGAACTTTATAACTGTGCTAAAGAGGCTGCAGATTCTTGCCCAGTAAATGCAATTAAGATAGAGAAGACCTAGAATCATCAAAGTTTAATTAATTACGCCCATTTCTTTCTTCACTTTCTTAATGGTACTCGTCATGGCCCTCATCTTTAGGTACGCAACTTCAAATGCCTCCTCAGACCCAAAGAATTCCATGAGCCCTCGAAATCCACAATCTGGCGCAATAACCACCCTTTTATATCTAGCTAATGCTCTCCTTACGAGCTCCTCAACTTCATTTTCGCTCTCCACTTTAATAGTGGAGTCTATCGGCTTTGTCGTAACGACGCCGATGCCAAGAATTTTCTGTTTAGCATTCAACTCTGATGCATTATACGCTTCTAAGTTCTTTGGGAAGCCCATAACTTCATGGTGAATTACATCAACATCTAGGTTAAGAGTTATACGCGATAATCCCCTTGCATCACCACAAATGTGTATCCCCCTCTCGATATCTCTGCTTATGCCTTTTAAGGCTCTGTTTATTAAGTCTATGATGAGATCGTCCCCATATCCTTGCCAAGCAGCATAATAGACCGTAGGCTCATCAATAAATGCAACTTCAACCTCGTCGAGGCTACATGCCGTTGCTAAGATGTGGGCCACAGCATCTGCAAAGTTTTCAACTACATCCGGATACGACATGGCACTCTTATTGACAAACTTCACGATGGACGATAATGTAAAGGGCCCTGTCACCTGAATCTTAAGATTGCCATGAACCCCCAACTCCTTAAGCACGCTCACCGCTAATGCTACATCACGAATTATTGACGGCTCTCTTGGAGGCTCAATAGGACCAGTCAAAACAAAGAACTCTCCTCTTCTCTCAAGTCCTTTACCTCTCTCAGCTATGTCTCGCAGAAACATGAAACAGAAATCTTCAAGTTGAGGTAGGGCTGGATAGTCGACTCCAACCTTAACTTGAACTTCAACACAGCGCTTAAACTCTTTAATGCCTAGTGGCAGAGGAAAACTACCTATGGTAGTTGTGGTCAACTCCCTCATAATGATCACTCCCTGGTTTAAGAGCTAGGATGTAAAATTCGATTAAATATCTTGTTGTCTTCCTAATAACTACAAGTTAGCGAGGAGAGATGTCAGCAATGCCATTGGATGTAACAAGCATTATTGTTGGCCTCCTAAAGCAGAGGAGATATGACCTCGTTGATGAGATTAGTAGGAGAGAAATTTCATCTCTCATAGAACATGTGAACTCTCTGAGCTCTAATGAGCTGTGGAACATAATAGACGATGTAACTGGTGGATTGGGCTATACTCAATCGGACAAGGATATATCGAGGCTAATAATCTACGGCTCCTACATTTCGTGGGCTGAAGAAGTCAGAGAAGGCTCCAAAGTACTTGAAATAGGCACAGGCCTAGGAAGAACATGTTACACCGTCCTCTCAGTCACCATGCCATCTCTATACCTTACCATAGACTCTTCAAGTACAATACTGGCAATAGCCTTATACAGAAATCCCTATCCTCCATTTCAAGAGGCTCTATGGAAACCCGTTGTTAAGATTTGTTTATGCGATGCGCTGAAAGCAGTAAATTCAATTACTGACACGTTTGATCACATAATACATGACGGCGGACCTAATCCAAATAGAAACCCAACACTTTATTCAAATAATTTCCTGGAAAGACTAATCGAGTTGCTCAAGAATGGGGGCTCTTTATCTATGTTTGGAAGTAAAAGCAAGGTATGGCAAAATAAGCTCTATAGTAAGTTAAGAGACCTTAAACTTCGCGTTAAAACTCAACCAATACCATACTCACCACTAGTTGTCTTTCA includes:
- a CDS encoding nicotinate phosphoribosyltransferase: MSYYPAISFNDVIEGKVTDIYFKRTKEILEKEGLSNTRVVAEIHAYSLPQGYNWAIIAGVHDVIKLLEGKGVNVYSLPEGTLFRPIHPVINIEGIYSEFCIYETAILGILRHLSSVATKAARCKKVAGNKSILFFGTRSIHPFMAAAIDLAAFIGGCDGISDIYGAQKLKIEPTGTMPHSLIVVMGDQVKAWKAFDKLMPENVPRIALCDTWFDERVEALMAAEALGARLHGVRFDTPGSRRGNMRRIVEEARWSLNVKGYSHIKIIVSGGIDEDDIVQLRDVADGFGIGTAIAFPPSVDLSMDIVEVEGEPRSKKGKLPSKKQVYRCWNCFEDYMVLASHVMDKCPKCGFQLESMLKPMILDGRIVYEEKSPQEVRSYVLKQLSLLKEP
- a CDS encoding ferredoxin, whose amino-acid sequence is MPYKVTVDREKCIACGAAAALCPEVFMMGEDIYKLRVSDKYSKYYDEQVSIGEIPDELYNCAKEAADSCPVNAIKIEKT
- the endA gene encoding tRNA-intron lyase, encoding MKDNFIIVKGDDAVKVRQLGYYGEIDEKGNLTLDPAEAAYLLEKNLITLEFEGKPLSFVDFTNLMLTKNPRFWLRYLVYSDLRKRGYVVKPGFSANEVEFRLYRRGVEVGREGAKYIVFGVVEGEPIDLRTLIEKAREARNLRKELITAIIDAQGEVCYYSTTLSEL
- a CDS encoding MnmC family methyltransferase — encoded protein: MPLDVTSIIVGLLKQRRYDLVDEISRREISSLIEHVNSLSSNELWNIIDDVTGGLGYTQSDKDISRLIIYGSYISWAEEVREGSKVLEIGTGLGRTCYTVLSVTMPSLYLTIDSSSTILAIALYRNPYPPFQEALWKPVVKICLCDALKAVNSITDTFDHIIHDGGPNPNRNPTLYSNNFLERLIELLKNGGSLSMFGSKSKVWQNKLYSKLRDLKLRVKTQPIPYSPLVVFHCMKD
- the hycI gene encoding hydrogenase maturation peptidase HycI, with translation MWREIARRLIEEIGREERPSVVVLCIGNEERGDDGLGPCIAKKIKDLNGKGPVKVIDGGTVPENYTGVIRKLRPTHVIIVDAVNFGGRPGDIIMSLEPRFSEVSISTHHPSLLMLTKYIERSVGSKVILLGAQPKALDLGSKMTQEVLMASDVIIKALRSALKKLQKVEEKV
- the hisS gene encoding histidine--tRNA ligase, which codes for MSKIKLKRPRGTRDLLPWDMIKRRHVMETIRSVFELYGYDEVETPAFEFLDILTAKCGPEVREQIYSFKDKAGRDLGLRFDLTVPLARIIASNPNIPKPFKRYCISRVWRYEEPQSGRFREFWQADVDIVGSSKMESDAEVIAVAITCLKKLGMKNFKVRLNNRKILESIVLSAGVDETSSLSIFRAIDKLDKLGYEGVKQELKKLGLTDLQISMIMRQISKSGNLDDIEGEVNHLLTARGKEGINELAEIISNLELYEYANHVIVDLSLARGLDYYTGPIFEISAETTVNVGSVAGGGRYDNLIELLGGPPTPATGISLGIDRIVEVLDEACMLPSAKTRTQVFVAYVNPSVKPEAFRIAEKLRAEGIKVEVDLMGRKLDRQLKYADVKGIPYAIMIGPEELKQGIYKLRDMRNRNEKLLTFQKIVDIIKLASPT